One Brachybacterium kimchii genomic window carries:
- a CDS encoding NADP-dependent oxidoreductase gives MSTKILQHAFGGPEVLEIIDAPAPTAADLGPGDVLVAVTAAGVNTIDVMTREGGGMAAAGVVTLPFTPGWDVAGTVEAVGADVTGLEVCQRVLGLARFPREGSAYAEHAVVPADDLALTPESLTDEQAGALPMAAMTAWQAFADTTSVGPGQRVLITGAGGGVGHLAVQIAHLLGAHVVAIASEGKHDWLRGLGADETVDYRDPEAVGALAGSVDVALSLAAGSREAALRAVRPGGTLVALGGGAGDLEADAERAGVRFAATHVHTQREWLEGVVRLAADGELVPTVSETFALADVADAHRAVESGHSTGKVVLLTTPQL, from the coding sequence ATGAGCACAAAGATTCTCCAGCACGCCTTCGGAGGCCCCGAGGTCCTCGAGATCATCGATGCGCCAGCACCGACCGCCGCCGATCTCGGCCCGGGCGACGTTCTCGTCGCCGTCACCGCGGCGGGCGTCAACACGATCGACGTCATGACCCGCGAGGGCGGAGGCATGGCGGCGGCCGGGGTCGTCACGCTGCCGTTCACCCCCGGCTGGGACGTCGCCGGCACCGTCGAGGCAGTCGGCGCTGACGTCACCGGCCTCGAGGTCTGCCAGCGTGTTCTCGGGCTGGCCCGGTTCCCGCGCGAAGGCAGCGCGTACGCCGAGCACGCGGTCGTCCCCGCCGATGACCTCGCTCTGACGCCGGAGAGCCTGACCGATGAGCAGGCCGGGGCGCTGCCGATGGCGGCGATGACGGCCTGGCAGGCCTTCGCCGACACGACCTCGGTCGGGCCCGGGCAGCGCGTGCTCATCACCGGGGCCGGTGGAGGGGTCGGCCACCTCGCCGTCCAGATCGCCCACCTCCTCGGCGCGCACGTCGTCGCGATCGCCAGCGAGGGCAAGCACGACTGGCTGCGAGGTCTCGGCGCGGACGAGACGGTCGACTACCGCGATCCCGAGGCCGTCGGGGCCCTGGCGGGAAGCGTGGATGTCGCGCTGAGCCTCGCCGCCGGCTCACGCGAGGCGGCGCTGCGGGCCGTGCGCCCCGGAGGGACGCTCGTCGCTCTCGGCGGGGGAGCCGGGGACCTCGAGGCGGACGCGGAGCGCGCCGGCGTCCGGTTCGCCGCCACCCACGTCCACACCCAGCGCGAGTGGCTCGAAGGCGTCGTCCGCCTGGCCGCCGACGGCGAGCTGGTGCCGACGGTCTCCGAGACGTTCGCGCTCGCCGACGTCGCCGATGCCCACCGGGCCGTGGAGTCAGGTCACAGCACCGGCAAGGTCGTCCTGCTCACCACGCCCCAGCTCTGA
- a CDS encoding helix-turn-helix transcriptional regulator, whose product MLRRVVLIHRGTGRVRLTGTVGDPQGRNSGRSLERMEIKREVRDFLMSRRARVTPQMAGLPYAGGGDRRVPGLRREEVAMLAGVSVEYYTRMERGALGGASESVLEALVWVLQLDDDERAHLHDLARSVGAPSRTRERPGREPAVTDAVQQVLDSMSVPAVVMNTRMDLVAANDLGRALYPGPFSMAGQANFARFAFLDSRAADFYADFEGAKNFTVSLLRAAAGRDPLDTELSNLIGELAARSQDFSARWGKHNVHRHTQGRKTFHHPGVGTLELVYTDLALPGDPTISMTTYTAAPDSPSADALELLGAWARTQQEEQGRAEAGPDSREQEQGSAHHG is encoded by the coding sequence ATGCTGCGCCGCGTCGTCCTCATCCATCGTGGGACGGGCCGGGTGCGCCTGACAGGCACTGTCGGGGACCCCCAGGGGCGGAACAGCGGCCGTAGCCTGGAACGCATGGAGATCAAGCGAGAGGTCAGGGACTTCCTGATGAGCCGACGCGCCCGGGTCACGCCGCAGATGGCCGGGCTGCCCTACGCCGGGGGCGGCGACCGGCGCGTTCCGGGGCTGCGTCGCGAGGAGGTCGCGATGCTCGCGGGCGTGAGCGTCGAGTACTACACGCGGATGGAGCGCGGCGCCCTCGGCGGCGCGTCGGAGAGCGTGCTCGAGGCGCTCGTGTGGGTGCTGCAGCTCGACGACGACGAGCGAGCGCATCTCCACGACTTGGCCCGCAGCGTCGGAGCGCCGTCCCGGACGCGGGAGAGGCCCGGGCGGGAACCGGCGGTCACCGATGCGGTGCAGCAGGTGCTCGACTCGATGAGCGTGCCCGCGGTGGTGATGAACACGCGGATGGACCTGGTCGCTGCCAATGACCTCGGCCGCGCGCTCTACCCGGGGCCGTTCAGCATGGCTGGTCAGGCGAACTTCGCCCGCTTCGCGTTCCTGGACTCCCGGGCCGCCGACTTCTACGCCGACTTCGAGGGGGCGAAGAACTTCACCGTCTCCTTGCTGCGCGCCGCGGCGGGACGGGACCCGCTGGACACCGAGCTCAGCAACCTGATCGGCGAGCTCGCCGCCCGCAGCCAGGACTTCTCGGCCCGGTGGGGCAAGCACAACGTGCACCGCCACACCCAGGGCCGCAAGACCTTCCACCACCCCGGTGTGGGGACGCTCGAACTCGTCTACACCGACCTCGCGCTGCCGGGGGATCCCACGATCTCCATGACGACGTACACAGCGGCCCCGGACAGTCCCAGCGCGGACGCGCTCGAGCTGCTGGGAGCCTGGGCGCGGACGCAGCAGGAGGAGCAGGGCCGCGCGGAGGCCGGCCCCGACTCGCGCGAGCAGGAGCAGGGGAGCGCGCACCACGGCTGA
- a CDS encoding DUF2255 family protein: MPAWPTDVIEKIASTDDLHIYPFREDGRTYGTPTWIWSVVVEGRLFVRAYHGTDGRWHRSAIAQRAGRIDAAGATHDVAFAPADPALDDRIDQAYEEKYAGSPYLPPMVSSRARAATVDVAPAV; encoded by the coding sequence ATGCCCGCATGGCCGACGGACGTCATCGAGAAGATCGCATCCACCGACGACCTGCACATCTATCCCTTCCGTGAGGACGGGAGGACCTACGGCACCCCGACGTGGATCTGGTCGGTGGTCGTCGAGGGACGGCTGTTCGTCCGTGCCTACCACGGCACCGACGGCCGCTGGCACCGCTCGGCGATCGCCCAGCGCGCCGGCCGCATCGACGCCGCGGGCGCCACCCACGACGTCGCCTTCGCCCCCGCCGACCCCGCCCTCGACGACCGGATCGACCAGGCCTACGAGGAGAAGTACGCCGGCAGCCCGTACCTCCCGCCCATGGTCTCCTCCCGCGCCCGCGCCGCCACGGTCGACGTCGCGCCCGCAGTCTGA
- a CDS encoding NADPH-dependent F420 reductase, translated as MKIAVIGTGGVGRTLAAALATLGHEVAVGTRSVENTLARTEPDVFGNPPYSQWQQEHTDIQLLPFAEAGAFGEIVLNATNGANSLTALEAVGAENLDGKVLLDVALPLDLSQGMPPTLTVANTDSLAEQIQRTYPEAKVVKSLNSVAFPVMVDPSRVPGEHSVFVAGDHEDAKAAVRSLLEGFGWPTGAIIDLGGITGARGAEMYSRLYFTLAGVLDTFDFNIKVVRGA; from the coding sequence ATGAAGATCGCAGTCATCGGCACCGGCGGCGTCGGCCGCACCCTCGCCGCGGCCCTCGCCACCCTCGGCCACGAGGTCGCCGTCGGCACCCGCAGCGTCGAGAACACGCTCGCCCGCACCGAGCCGGACGTGTTCGGCAATCCGCCCTACTCCCAGTGGCAGCAGGAGCACACCGACATCCAGCTGCTCCCGTTCGCCGAGGCCGGCGCATTCGGCGAGATCGTCCTCAACGCGACCAACGGCGCGAATTCCCTCACGGCCCTCGAGGCCGTCGGCGCGGAGAATCTGGACGGCAAGGTCCTGCTGGACGTCGCGCTGCCCCTGGACCTGTCGCAGGGCATGCCGCCCACGCTGACAGTGGCGAACACCGACAGCCTCGCCGAGCAGATCCAGCGCACCTACCCCGAGGCGAAGGTCGTCAAGTCCCTGAACTCGGTCGCCTTCCCCGTCATGGTGGATCCGTCCCGGGTGCCGGGCGAGCACAGCGTCTTCGTCGCCGGGGACCACGAGGACGCGAAGGCCGCCGTGCGCAGCCTGCTCGAGGGTTTCGGCTGGCCCACCGGCGCGATCATCGATCTCGGCGGCATCACCGGTGCCCGAGGCGCGGAGATGTACTCGCGTCTCTACTTCACCCTCGCCGGAGTCCTGGACACCTTCGACTTCAACATCAAGGTCGTCCGCGGGGCGTGA
- a CDS encoding aldo/keto reductase: protein MQSITLNNGVEMPQLGLGVFQMNDEQVLETVPKALDAGYRLIDTASRYYNEEAVGRAIAESGVPREELFVTTKLWFKDHGYQQTKDALRVSLDELGLDRLDLWLIHQPFGDYYGAWRAMEDLLDEGLVRAIGVSNFYPDRYADLVAHNRIVPAVDQRETHVFNQQKDMLDLARRHGTVLQAWAPLVQGDPEAHGDPALAEIAAAHGRTVAQVMLRWLIQRDIAVVAKSTHEDRLRENLDVFDFSLSGDEMERIADLDRQQPIAGFTHRDPRMLEMLRGLE, encoded by the coding sequence ATGCAGTCCATCACCCTGAACAACGGCGTCGAGATGCCCCAGCTCGGCCTCGGCGTCTTCCAGATGAACGACGAGCAGGTCCTCGAGACCGTGCCGAAGGCCCTCGATGCCGGCTACCGGCTCATCGACACCGCCTCCCGCTACTACAACGAGGAAGCCGTTGGCCGCGCGATCGCAGAATCGGGGGTGCCGCGCGAGGAGCTGTTCGTGACCACCAAGCTGTGGTTCAAGGACCACGGCTACCAGCAGACCAAGGACGCCCTCCGGGTCTCCCTGGACGAGCTGGGCCTCGACCGCCTCGATCTGTGGCTGATCCACCAGCCCTTCGGCGACTACTACGGCGCATGGCGGGCGATGGAGGACCTCCTCGACGAGGGCCTCGTCCGCGCGATCGGCGTGTCCAACTTCTATCCCGACCGCTACGCCGACCTCGTCGCCCACAACCGGATCGTTCCGGCGGTCGACCAGCGCGAGACGCACGTGTTCAACCAGCAGAAGGACATGCTCGACCTCGCCCGCCGGCATGGCACCGTGCTCCAGGCGTGGGCGCCTCTCGTCCAGGGAGACCCTGAGGCGCACGGCGACCCGGCCCTGGCGGAGATCGCCGCGGCGCATGGCAGGACGGTCGCGCAGGTGATGCTGCGCTGGCTGATCCAGCGCGACATCGCCGTGGTCGCCAAGTCGACGCATGAGGATCGGCTGCGGGAGAACCTCGACGTCTTCGACTTCTCGCTCAGCGGCGACGAGATGGAACGCATCGCCGACCTCGATCGTCAGCAGCCGATCGCCGGCTTCACCCACCGTGACCCGCGGATGCTCGAGATGCTCCGCGGACTCGAATGA
- a CDS encoding aldo/keto reductase, producing the protein MTTVPSVTTNNGVTMPALGFGVFQSPPEETATAVETALATGYRHIDTAAAYGNEREVGEGIRRSGLGRDEVFVETKVWATDYGYEATRHAFDKAAGKLGVEMIDLLILHQPVPLRFERTIDAYKGLESLLAEGRVRAIGVSNFMPEHLERLLAAADVVPAVNQIEIHPYFRQTAAQQANQEHGIVSQAWSPIGGITFYPGFGDDRRSTLDDTTIQEIARSHGKTPAQTMLRWHLDQGRSAIPKSTDPGRIAENFDVFDFELTTVELDAIDALDTGHRGGPDPETLDPDESPMVIPEA; encoded by the coding sequence ATGACCACCGTTCCATCCGTGACCACGAACAACGGCGTGACGATGCCCGCTCTTGGCTTCGGCGTCTTCCAGTCCCCGCCGGAGGAGACGGCGACGGCGGTCGAGACCGCCCTGGCCACCGGATACCGGCACATCGACACCGCCGCCGCCTACGGCAACGAGCGCGAGGTCGGCGAGGGCATCCGCCGCTCCGGACTCGGCCGGGACGAGGTCTTCGTCGAGACCAAGGTCTGGGCCACCGACTACGGCTACGAGGCGACCCGGCATGCGTTCGACAAGGCCGCCGGCAAGCTCGGCGTCGAGATGATCGATCTGCTGATCCTTCACCAGCCCGTCCCGCTGCGCTTCGAGCGCACGATCGACGCCTACAAGGGCCTGGAATCGCTCCTGGCGGAAGGCAGGGTGCGCGCGATCGGGGTCAGTAACTTCATGCCCGAGCACCTGGAGCGGCTCCTCGCCGCCGCCGACGTGGTGCCCGCGGTCAACCAGATCGAGATCCACCCCTACTTCCGGCAGACCGCCGCCCAGCAGGCGAACCAGGAGCACGGAATCGTGTCGCAGGCGTGGTCGCCGATCGGCGGGATCACCTTCTACCCCGGCTTCGGGGACGATCGCAGGAGCACCCTGGACGACACGACGATCCAGGAGATCGCGCGCTCGCACGGCAAGACTCCGGCGCAGACGATGCTGCGCTGGCACCTGGACCAGGGCCGGTCCGCGATCCCGAAGTCCACCGACCCCGGACGCATCGCGGAGAACTTCGACGTCTTCGACTTCGAGCTCACCACGGTCGAGCTCGACGCCATCGATGCACTCGACACCGGCCATCGCGGCGGACCCGACCCGGAGACCTTGGACCCCGATGAGTCGCCGATGGTGATCCCCGAGGCATGA
- a CDS encoding multidrug effflux MFS transporter, with protein sequence MRAAVEHRSAGPRPAAGTRRPLVVAVVLGLLAVFGPFSMNLYLPVLPGLTHDLETTTALAQLTITGCLIGLAAGQLVAGPLSDRYGRRLPLLVGVVAYVVTSLLCAAAPSIEVLLVGRLLQGVAASTGVVIALAAGRDVYSGDRLVAYYGRFTVLSGLAGAISPVFGGLLALFTDWRGTFLALTILGAVVLLAVVLGLPETLRPERRRLGGGRDVSVLGLLADRRFLGIVLVMGLVNGGLFAYLSGSTFILQSTYGVGPQAYSVLIGIISGVYMLFGWLAGRVGTIWSTGRSLLLSVVVGLAGSAGVLATALLHLPLAAMMAALLVMVSGIAAATTAATSLGMAANPDAAGSASSLLGLARYAFGAAAAPVVGLFGDARIGTTLGVLSIAVMTASLAALSLVRTRDAPPAREAR encoded by the coding sequence ATGAGGGCCGCTGTGGAGCATCGCTCGGCCGGACCACGACCGGCTGCGGGGACACGCAGACCGCTCGTCGTAGCGGTCGTGCTCGGCCTGCTGGCCGTGTTCGGACCGTTCTCGATGAACCTGTACCTCCCGGTGCTTCCGGGGCTCACCCACGACCTGGAGACGACGACGGCGCTGGCCCAGCTGACGATCACGGGCTGCCTGATCGGCCTGGCCGCTGGTCAGCTCGTCGCCGGTCCCCTGTCGGATCGGTACGGACGTCGGTTGCCTTTGCTGGTCGGCGTCGTCGCCTACGTGGTGACGTCGCTCCTGTGCGCGGCCGCCCCATCGATCGAGGTGCTGCTGGTCGGCCGACTGCTGCAGGGCGTGGCCGCGTCCACCGGCGTGGTCATCGCCCTGGCGGCCGGCCGCGACGTCTACTCGGGCGACCGGCTGGTCGCCTACTACGGACGGTTCACCGTCCTGTCGGGCCTCGCAGGCGCGATCAGCCCGGTCTTCGGCGGGCTGCTCGCCCTGTTCACCGACTGGCGCGGTACCTTTCTCGCCCTGACGATCCTCGGCGCGGTCGTTCTGCTGGCCGTGGTGCTCGGCCTGCCCGAGACGCTGCGACCGGAGCGGAGGAGACTCGGAGGAGGCAGGGACGTCTCGGTGCTCGGTCTGCTGGCAGATCGCAGGTTCCTCGGCATCGTGCTCGTGATGGGCCTCGTCAACGGAGGGCTCTTCGCCTACCTGTCCGGATCGACGTTCATCCTCCAATCCACGTACGGCGTCGGCCCGCAGGCCTACTCGGTGCTGATCGGGATCATCTCCGGCGTCTACATGCTCTTCGGCTGGCTGGCCGGCCGGGTCGGCACGATCTGGTCCACCGGGAGGTCGCTCCTGCTCAGCGTGGTCGTCGGCCTGGCCGGGTCTGCTGGTGTCCTCGCCACGGCCCTGCTCCACCTGCCGCTCGCGGCGATGATGGCCGCGCTGCTGGTGATGGTGTCCGGTATCGCCGCGGCCACGACGGCGGCCACCTCCCTGGGCATGGCGGCCAACCCGGATGCCGCCGGGTCCGCGTCCTCGCTGCTCGGCCTCGCCCGGTACGCCTTCGGCGCTGCTGCCGCCCCGGTCGTCGGCCTCTTCGGCGACGCCCGCATCGGCACCACCCTCGGGGTGCTCAGCATCGCGGTCATGACGGCGTCCTTGGCAGCCCTCTCCCTCGTCCGCACGCGGGATGCGCCGCCGGCTCGGGAGGCACGCTGA
- a CDS encoding zinc-dependent alcohol dehydrogenase family protein — protein sequence MRAVVMHAPGDVRTDEVAKAAVVEPTDAVIRVTAACICGSDLWPYRGIENVDRPSPMGHEYIGVVEEIGDEVKDIAVGDLVVGSFVASDNTCEICQAGFQSRCVHQVMMGAIGTQADYARIPLADGTLVKVPGTPTAAQTKSLLAASDVLGTGWFAAVAAEAGPGKTVAVVGDGAVGLLGILAAKRLGAERIIAMSRHTDRQDLATQFGATDIVEERGEEGIARIKELTGGYGAHSTIEAVGTQESMAQAIGATRPGGHVGYVGVSHGVELQGQDLFFATVSLLGGPAPVRRFLPELIDLIMTDQIDPGVVFDLELPIERAAEGYKAMDERRATKVLLTL from the coding sequence ATGCGCGCAGTCGTCATGCACGCCCCCGGAGACGTCCGCACCGATGAGGTCGCCAAGGCCGCCGTCGTCGAACCCACCGACGCGGTCATCCGCGTCACCGCCGCCTGCATCTGCGGCTCCGACCTGTGGCCCTACCGCGGCATCGAGAACGTGGACCGGCCCTCCCCGATGGGCCACGAGTACATCGGCGTCGTCGAGGAGATCGGGGACGAGGTGAAGGACATCGCGGTCGGCGACCTCGTCGTCGGCTCGTTCGTCGCCTCCGACAACACCTGCGAGATCTGCCAGGCGGGCTTCCAGTCCCGCTGCGTCCACCAGGTCATGATGGGCGCGATCGGCACCCAGGCCGACTATGCCCGCATCCCGCTGGCCGACGGCACCCTGGTGAAGGTCCCCGGCACACCGACGGCGGCCCAGACGAAGAGCCTGCTGGCCGCCTCCGACGTCCTCGGCACCGGCTGGTTCGCCGCCGTGGCCGCCGAGGCCGGCCCCGGCAAGACCGTCGCCGTCGTCGGCGACGGAGCCGTCGGCCTCCTCGGCATCCTCGCTGCCAAGCGCCTCGGCGCGGAGCGGATCATCGCGATGTCCCGCCACACCGACCGCCAGGACCTCGCCACGCAATTCGGCGCGACCGACATCGTCGAGGAGCGCGGCGAGGAGGGAATCGCCAGGATCAAGGAGCTCACGGGCGGCTACGGAGCGCACTCCACCATCGAGGCCGTCGGCACCCAGGAGTCCATGGCGCAGGCCATCGGCGCGACCCGCCCCGGCGGCCACGTCGGCTACGTCGGCGTCTCCCACGGCGTCGAGCTCCAGGGACAGGACCTGTTCTTCGCCACCGTGAGCCTGCTCGGCGGCCCCGCTCCGGTGCGACGGTTCCTGCCCGAGCTGATCGACCTGATCATGACCGACCAGATCGACCCCGGCGTCGTCTTCGACCTCGAGCTGCCCATCGAACGGGCTGCCGAGGGCTACAAGGCGATGGACGAGCGCCGCGCCACCAAGGTTCTGCTCACTCTCTGA